The following is a genomic window from Drosophila busckii strain San Diego stock center, stock number 13000-0081.31 chromosome 2L, ASM1175060v1, whole genome shotgun sequence.
TAATGGCTCTGAGCAGTTCTCTGGTAGAATTACGTTATTGCCTTGAGATAGGCATTCAGCAAGAAGAGCTTCCTCCATTCCCTTATCGCTAAACTCCAACTGCAGCTCTTTAATGCTATTTATCGTACTATCTATAAAGTTGGAAACATTCGCTGGCACAGTTTCGTGTACGGATCTATTTGAAACAATGTGACTCAAGAGTATATCCTTAACGCTATCCAAGCCGCATGGGCTTGGCACAACTTCTTGTGATGTATAATTGTGATCATTTAATGCATCTGAAACTTCCGATACGTTGGAGTCCATAAATTGCTCTTCGTCATTTTCTTGAAGCTCACACATTTCTcctattgcatttaaattattactttGATAAAACTCTTCCACGATGTCCATACTTGAGCCGAGATCAAGTTGACAAATCTGCTCCTCTGGCAAGTGCAAATATGATGCCTCTGTTATTTTTTCCGGCTCAAAAGTTATTTCGCTTTTAATAGACTGGTCCATATAAAATAACTCATGATCCTCCAGTGACTCGTCTAAGCGCTCCTCTCGCACATCAATTTCCGCTTCAATATCCATGTTAATTCCTggaaaaaatagcaaaaacacCTTAGGCTTGTATGTTTACATACGTTTTGCATGTATTTGCAAAACAATACATACCTTCTTTTCTTAGCACggtgcaataaattatataacaagCATATACAcagtatttaataaatgctaaaactaaacataattataattaaagacCACTGTAAttcaactttaaatattatcaaCACAAAATGTgttctaaataaaaacactttaCTATGATTGTTGATTTTAGAGATGGACTTTTGACTCAATTAGAAATTGACTAATTTTTCTTATCGATAGTTATTTTAGATATCGAGTAGAAGGCgagaatatacatatataataatatcaacaagcagcagacaTATGGCTCCCGAATAACCAACAAAAGAGCAAAATCCAAACAAATTGTGTATAATTACGTTGCCAAACAACATGAAGCCAGAGAAAACGCATAGGAAAAAAGCAAGCACTGTTCGACGTTGTCCTCCGCGGAGAATACCAAAATCAGTTCTAACGAGGACCATTGAAATACTGGATGATTCTAGTGATGAATTTTGGTTAAACAAAAACTCTTCGTGTGCTCCGCCAATTAATTATGAAGCAAGCCTTGAAGAAAAGCATTCCGACACATACAAGAAACTGAATTTGGCTCGCAATTGTTTACTAACAAGAGACTGGCAAAACTTGGCCAAACTGCTTACTTCTAATCTCTTCGGCAGCACTGTGGTTCAAAAGTGTTCAATACCCATTTTTTCAGAAGTAAGTGTATATCATTCCCATTATCTCAGCTAAAACTAATATCACTTTATTCGTTCAACAGTATGCTTCTATCACATTGACACTATTGGATCCAGAACTGTTAACTAAGCTCCATCAagcaatgcaagcagcagcgccgcaagccacaaaaaacttaaaagcaaatgttacCCAAACAGAGTAAACCACATAGATCATAAGAAAATTCAAACATTTATCAGTTAGTATGTacctatttttaatttcatagcGAATTACAATTCATAttgttttgaataaaatactTGATTAAACATTAAACGTGTACCTACTTTTACTGTTCTTAAGTAGATACATACAAGGTGATGCGTGTTGAgaattgtatgcaaaaaaaaattaatttaaggtGTTTGTTCTTAGTACAAATCATACACCGAAAGTGCGTTACTAATGCTAACGCAAATATTAAGAAtaggaataaaaaaaagtcaGAGCAAATGACAAATGTTTGTGTGAAGACAATCCTTCTCTGATTAATAGTCTTCTTCCATTGAAAAATCTGAAGTTTCCCCAGCATAAAGCGAGCTGCAAAAAGAGATTTAAGATTAAACAAGAGTAGGTGCAATAGTGTTATTAAAGCTTACTTAACGGCACGGCTGGTAAAGAAAACAATGCGTTTGAGCTTCTTGTTATAAAAGAAATAGTTGAATGACCATAGGCAACCGGGCTCGCCAAAGGGATCAGAGCTTAGGTCCGGATTATAGCTGTATATGTCGCATTCTGATAGGTTGACCTCGTCATCCACGGCTGACCATAATGGTTGACGTAAAACCTGATATTGATCACCAGCCAAAGCTGATAAATTTGAGTGAACAGAATTCATCACCCACTGCAAGGATGGTTCCTTGCTAAACTCATGCGACTGCAAATGAATAAAAAGTTATACTATATGCTGTCACATATTATGTCACATGCTTACCTTAGCTTCCGAAAAATCATAATCGGGCTCAAATGAAGCATTTAATGTAGCAATCAAGTAAAACAATGTTTTGCGAGAGATTGTGTCGCAAAGAATGACCCCCTCATCACCCGACTGGCTGTTGTTGCGATGAAAATTGGGCGAAAAGTCCGACAATGTCTGCGGGGGAGACAAGGCCTGCAAATCGTGACCGTGTGTCTCAGCTGTGAAGCGCTTATACAACGTCTTCTCAGCAGCAAccattttgctataaaaataaaaatttcatattatataaattgaaaagctttttCTCTATGTGTATAGTATATATCGTACCATGAGTAGCTTTCGATGCGTCCAAAAATTGTGATGCCACCTGTCTGGATGGACAGTGCATTGTTAATGGCCTCGAAGCGTGAGCTCTCCAGCAGCTTCATGATTGGATTGATCAAGACGACTCTCGGTTGCCAAGAATATATCTCAAAGTGCAAGAGAACGTACGAGTTGGTCTACGCAGGTGACTGGACAACGAAACTTGAGTATGTTCGTGAAGAAACAGGATGACTATGAAGAAATTAGGCACAGCACGGTCTTATCGGCGTTTTAATTATTCTTTGTTGACTGGCTATTAATCCATGCATGGCCCAGAAAGGAATCGTATGATGGACTTTGAAGTTTCTAAACATGGTACTCGGATGCACTGCTATTCTCTTTTTTACCGCTACTCTCTTTTGTATGATGTTGatgtaaatttgttgtctGCACAGATTCATTAACATTACACTCACACAAATTTTTCCgttcaatttagttttaccACTGGCTCTATTAGTGATGATTcactgttgtttgttattagcgtttgctttgtttgtttaatattctTGGGTTGTAtaactttgtattttttctttaattatacacacaacaataaatgtgtgtatgtactatatatgtGCGTTTACGCTTGTTGTTTCACGTATGTATGCTTGTATACTGTGACCTTCGTATAAAGGAATATACGGAAATAAAAATGGCGTCTATAGTACAACTGGCTCGACGttattttctttattcttTTGCAAAAGCGCAGATAAACTCTTTTTTTACCGAATGTTCAACACTCGCTCACTTAGAAATGTTCAGAATCCATTGATCGAGACATATTtaatgtgtatttattttcatttgtttccCAATAACTTTGCAAATACAATTtctacatatgtacatatgtatatgtatgtatgtataggtGTGCGTTTTTATTTAGATCACAAGCTCCAagatataaatttgtatatatgtacgtgCGTATGCGCGACTATTAACTTTTCCACTTTTTATATAACTGAGTTGGGCGCGACACCGATATTTTATAATAGCACAGCAATTCTAGTTATTGATTTCGACGGAACGCGAACACACTTGCAGCTCGTAACtttggatttttattttatattaaaaaaaacctaTCGATGTGTGTATCGATgtaacgagcagcagcaaaaagcatcGATTGTTCATTGAACAATGAATGAACTAGTTAGTTCAGCCGGTCTATAAATAGAggtgaatattttttaagttttaaactGTACACTGgaattggcaattaaaatacaatttttggaATGTACGCAAAGgatattaaatattagtttttGAAAATTCATATATGATATCTGAGCACCGTACCGGCTCTTGCTTGTCTATCTGGGTAAGAATAAGTACCATTGTTTCAGAAATCGATTCTTTTTAAAAATCGATATGTTCGTTATTACCCATCACTAAGTGTGCACCTatctagtatatatatgtatatatgtatgtatatccaTACATTTATGAGTCGCACTCGTGaagacaattttttaaaatacaaagtgttaaatattaagcttgtTTTATCGAAAGTTATCcacttgaatttaatataaaaaaaatgtaattaccgttttgaatattaaaatacatttgcaaGCGTCAATGCCAAAGATAATAAACTGGGCCTGAACTGAAAGCAACGGGTGTTGTCCCTTGATAATAGatacatttttcattattataaGTTTGTGTAAATTGAAGTATTTGTCACATAATTTGaactaattaaacaaacactATTGCTAAGTGCATgtacgtgcgtgtgtgtgaaagtgctatgttttaaaaatgcaataaatccCTGACACAGTTTCAGATTATAAATTCCTGTACATAAAATGGCGGAGGGTAATGCTGGAGTTAGTACCGAGGGTGCTgccgctttggctgctgccccACATCCTAATGCTGAAGTAATAAGAGGACAGATATTCGAAGTCGGTCCAAGATACAGGAAATTGGCTTATATTGGAGAGGGTGCATATGGCATGGTGGTGTAAGTATatcgaataaataaatttgcataataatgcTAAAGCTATAGGcgtaaaaatttattagtaaTTATATTAAAGAATCAAAACAATGtccacatacatatatttcatAAGTACTTTATGTAGAGGCTCATATACAATCAACATGTAGACTCATATACAATCTACCTATATCAGCCAAATCTCCCCGCTATTACTGATAAAAGCGGTTTCTTTAGTTGTGTATAAATGGGTTTGTTATCTAATTTACATACTTATAATGGCAAATTGTTCTGGctatttcataaaaataaaaaactgatatttaataattgaaaggACCGTAACTGTATCAGTTAAAAAAGAGAACAAATacaactatttttatacaaacaaattaaagctttaaaatgaTTCATGCAGGttgagaaataataaaaattaaagctaatttaaaCACTATGAGTGAGTAAAcctcatttaaatttgctatgACGGATGACAAAAGAAAgcacttatttattaaagaaagATACAACAAATTTTCCTATTCTTGAgttcaaaaatgtttgaattatagtgtacattaaatttataaaaaaaaaaattgaatctTTATAGCTCTGCCGACGACACGTTGACGAACCAAAGAGTTGCTATCAAAAAAATTTCTCCGTTTGAGCACCAAACTTATTGCCAACGAACTCTACGAGAGATAACCATTCTCACCAGATTTAAACATGAAAACGTAATTTAAttcttgcaatttattttgtttcatgtttaataatatatattgtttttagaTTATTGATATACGAGATATCTTACGAGTAGATAGCATAGAACAAATGAGGGATGTATATATTGTACAATGCCTAATGGAGACTGATCTGTATAAACTTCTTAAAACACAGGTAAACACATAttcatacattttaaaaattatagtctaactaaactaaatttctTTTGCAGAGGCTGAGTAATGATCATATCTGTTACTTCTTGTATCAGATTTTACGAGGACTAAAGTATATTCATTCGGCAAACGTTTTACATCGAGACCTCAAGCCCAGCAACCTTCTGCTTAATAAAACGTGCGATTTAAAAGTAAGTTCCATCCACCCAGACgacataaaatattatgttattataattttatttccaaATTTATAGATTTGCGACTTTGGCTTGGCACGCATTGCTGATCCTGAGCATGATCACACTGGATTTTTAACGGAATATGTGGCCACTCGATGGTACCGTGCTCCAGAAATAATGCTGAATTCCAAAGGATATACTAAATCAATTGATATCTGGTCTGTTGGTTGCATTTTGGCTGAAATGTTAAGCAATCGACCAATATTTCCCGGAAAACATTACCTGGATCAACTTAACCACATTCTCGGTGTTCTAGGATCACCATCACAGGAAGATTTAGaatgtataataaatgaaaaggcAAGAAACGCAGCCATATTTAAGATCTTTcaacttattaattttaatgtttgtttattgcaggCACGAAATTATTTAGAGTCTTTGCCTTTTAAACCGAATGTGCCATGGTCAAGGCTATTTCCCAATGCGGATCCTCTAGCCTTAGATTTACTCGGAAAGATGTTAACATTTAACCCGCACAAAAGAATTGCCGTGGAAGACGCCCTCGCACATCCCTACTTAGAGCAGTATTACGATCCCGGTGATGAGGTAATTGCAAATGAATATTTACTTCTCcgttctatataaaatattttatttttcactaTATAGCCCGTTGCAGAGGTACCTTTTCGCATAAATATGGAAAATGATGATATTTCACGGGATGCATTGAAATCGTTAATTTTTGATGAGACCTTAAAGTTTAAAGAACGACAACCAGAACAGGCGCTTTAAGAATAATtgtcaacaaataaaaagctaaatttttaacttctcgttttctttttgatttattcAAGTAAACCCTTGGCCATATATTGTGATTTTTAAGTGAAATATATTCCTTTGCGAAGTTAATTTTACATCTCCCACAGTATCAGTATCAGTGCTCTAGAgcttatgtaatttatttaattttagttatttaaaatatcCTCAAACTTAGTTTAATACcattcaaaattgtttatacaattGAAAGTgtttaacaatataaaaattgcatactTACACATATGTAAGCATTTACGGATACTATTTGTtcaatgtgtgtatgtgtgcatttaaatattcacaattattaaaataagaataaCATGTTTCTCACTTCACACGTTAACTATATTTGTCATATTCTACCTAAACGTTTCTTACTCACTAATATGTcataagaaaacaaattcaaaacaaacatttttttctcaaATTTCTTgtcatacaaatttatatagaatacTTGATATATCGGTATGGatgttaaaaagaaaacaaaacacaaaccaAAAGTCATTTGTCTACTaatgtgtaaacaaaaatgacTCAAAACTGCATTTGTTGATATGAGAATGAATATTTACTGAAGGAATGAAAGTGTTTGCATTCTCGTGCGTCATATAGAATTGTATTTAACTGATACGTGTGTTGACGTACATTAATCTTTATCTAATAGTAAAATCTGAAATTTAATGTCAAACATAATTTATCATTGAACTATGTTTATTGGAGTGTTGaatcaaattaaacatatgtatttagcaaataatttaaaattttatgtatgtatgtggtGTTTG
Proteins encoded in this region:
- the LOC108596398 gene encoding uncharacterized protein LOC108596398 — its product is MKPEKTHRKKASTVRRCPPRRIPKSVLTRTIEILDDSSDEFWLNKNSSCAPPINYEASLEEKHSDTYKKLNLARNCLLTRDWQNLAKLLTSNLFGSTVVQKCSIPIFSEYASITLTLLDPELLTKLHQAMQAAAPQATKNLKANVTQTE
- the LOC108596390 gene encoding repressor of RNA polymerase III transcription MAF1 homolog, coding for MKLLESSRFEAINNALSIQTGGITIFGRIESYSCKMVAAEKTLYKRFTAETHGHDLQALSPPQTLSDFSPNFHRNNSQSGDEGVILCDTISRKTLFYLIATLNASFEPDYDFSEAKSHEFSKEPSLQWVMNSVHSNLSALAGDQYQVLRQPLWSAVDDEVNLSECDIYSYNPDLSSDPFGEPGCLWSFNYFFYNKKLKRIVFFTSRAVNSLYAGETSDFSMEEDY
- the LOC108599497 gene encoding mitogen-activated protein kinase ERK-A; translated protein: MAEGNAGVSTEGAAALAAAPHPNAEVIRGQIFEVGPRYRKLAYIGEGAYGMVVSADDTLTNQRVAIKKISPFEHQTYCQRTLREITILTRFKHENIIDIRDILRVDSIEQMRDVYIVQCLMETDLYKLLKTQRLSNDHICYFLYQILRGLKYIHSANVLHRDLKPSNLLLNKTCDLKICDFGLARIADPEHDHTGFLTEYVATRWYRAPEIMLNSKGYTKSIDIWSVGCILAEMLSNRPIFPGKHYLDQLNHILGVLGSPSQEDLECIINEKARNYLESLPFKPNVPWSRLFPNADPLALDLLGKMLTFNPHKRIAVEDALAHPYLEQYYDPGDEPVAEVPFRINMENDDISRDALKSLIFDETLKFKERQPEQAL